A DNA window from Centroberyx gerrardi isolate f3 chromosome 5, fCenGer3.hap1.cur.20231027, whole genome shotgun sequence contains the following coding sequences:
- the crybb3 gene encoding beta-crystallin B3 encodes MSEQQGTPDQLAAGKSQGGAGATYKLVAFEFENFRGKKMELSAECKDAMEKTERIGSVIVESGPWVGFERPGFAGEQFVLEKGEYPRWSTWTNSQSSYSLCSFRPLKVDSAEHKLHLFENAGYAGRKMEIVDDDVPSLWAHGFQDRVASAKAVNGTWVGYMYPGYRGCQYVFEHGDYKHWNDWGATAPQIQSVRRVRDMQWHKRGCFTVPAPTPAPTPNPNPDPDPNPAPNPAPSPNPNPTPPAPPTAAGAS; translated from the exons ATGTCAGAACAGCAGGGAACCCCAGACCAACTGGCTGCAGGGAAGAGCCAAGGAGGGGCTGGAGCCACATATAAG CTGGTGGCTTTTGAGTTTGAGAACTTCCGTGGAAAGAAGATGGAGTTGTCTGCTGAATGTAAGGATGCGatggagaagacagagagaatcgGCTCAGTCATTGTGGAGTCGGGACC atgggtggggtttgagCGTCCAGGCTTTGCAGGAGAGCAGTTTGTGCTGGAGAAAGGAGAGTATCCCCGCTGGAGCACCTGGACCAACAGTCAGAGTAGCTACAGTCTGTGCTCCTTCAGGCCACTGAAAGTG gaCAGCGCAGAGCATAAGCTGCATCTGTTTGAGAATGCAGGCTATGCAGGCAGAAAGATGGAgattgttgatgatgatgtccCCAGTCTGTGGGCCCATGGCTTCCAAGACCGTGTGGCCAGTGCCAAGGCTGTGAACGGAAC GTGGGTGGGATACATGTATCCAGGCTACAGGGGGTGCCAGTATGTGTTTGAGCATGGCGACTACAAGCACTGGAACGATTGGGGAGCCACTGCACCTCAGATCCAGTCCGTCCGACGTGTGCGGGACATGCAGTGGCACAAGAGGGGGTGCTTCACTGTCCCTGCCCCTACACCTGCCCCTACTCCCAATCCCAACCCCGATCCCGATCCAAACCCAGCTCCTAACCCAGCTCCCAGCCCTAACCCCAACCCGACACCTCCCGCCCCCCCGACAGCAGCAGGAGCAAGCTGA